In the Fusarium falciforme chromosome 6, complete sequence genome, CGGGGGGTTCAACGTGATGTGCGTCGCATGGGAGTCCTGCTCCGCTTCCTCAACATTGAGGATACGCTctgtgttggtgttgtgcgAGGGCGGCGGGCGCAGCCGCAGGTAGACCTCGAAGAGGTTGTGTGATGCCTTGCGTGAGGCGTCCATGATGATTACCGATAGATACCACTTCGATAACAAACGAAAGTCAAGATGGCGTGCGTAAAATGGAGGTAGAAACGGGTCAGGCTGGGTTCATGGATGGGTCGGAGATGGTCGCTAACGATGCTTTCGGTGCGTTGCATAGGTGCCCATGTTTACCTTCGCTGCTATTGCGGAAATGATTTAGCCTGGCTGGCATGGCAACCAGCTTTATCGCCGATAAGAATAGATTAGATAAAGACAATCTAGGCGCCAGCTGGCGCGCGGGTATGCGCACGAGCCAACGCTGTCGCATGCCGCAGCCGCGCcaccaagaaaaaaaaaagttggaTGTGGAGATGATGCCTGCTCGGGCCTCATTTCGCAACACCTCAGGGACAAGGATGCAACCCGTCGATTGAGTGGTGTCACAAGAAGTGGTGCATCGTAAGGTTTCAGCGGAAAGATGCAGCCACAGGTCCCGGCGTGGGAAGATTCCGCAGAGCGTCGGTCTGTCCTCTTTTGCTAAGCTCTACTACGTTGTATGGCTCAAGATTTCCCCCTCCCGTTTTGACTTTTGCTGCGTAGTACCAAAGCGGAGGGTGTCAGAGCACAGAGCTGGGGCCTCACGTGTAGAAGGGAAGCCAAGACATGGAGTTGAGATTGAAGCTCCGTGGCAGCCGGGATTTGTGACAGCGTGGGCAGACACGAGGAGTCATCTAATGCATTTCAAGCCAATGGGTGTGTGACAGTGGCCAATGGTTTCTGTCTAGAGCAGCTGACTGCCGGGGAGATGATCCTCATTTGACTCAGAGGCTGATGAAGAGTCAGAAAAGTGCATCTGCATGTGCTCATGTTGCAGAAGGTTCATTCAGTGTCAATCCCTAGTGCTAGCAGTGTCATTTGTTCCGTCATGATGGGATGTCTGTCGTCTACTCCAAACAGTAATGCCGAGGCAGCCATTGGCAGAAgcaaaagaaaggaaaaaaattCAGTAGGATGATCTAGAAGAGGGGCGTCCACTGGGCAATGGGAATGACCTCCACCCACCTGACAAGTTGCGCTACAAAGTTTTGACTCTAAAATCTTGCGCTAACGACTCTGATGACGGCAGTGCCTGTTGGACCCGTTtgagagggaggggagggataGTGAGGGgctgggatgggatggatggaggtgaTAGATTCAACCTGGGAGAGATTGAGAGATGCAGAGGTCATGCACGAATGGACAGATTCTGGAGATTGAGCTGCGTAGAGGCTATCCCCAACTGAAGCCTAATAAACCGTTGGGTCCGACCATGGCCCGAGGTCTCGGAGgcgagaggaagaaaaatCTCGTCGTCGGATCTCGTGAAACGACTCAAGAGGGGCCGAGAAAAAAGAGTCAACAACGACTATCCTGGCGAATACGACTAAGAAAGTCCAGGCACGGAAGGCGGAGGCGTAATCGAAACAGTTAGCGTGAGTTCCCATGTTGCCTCaccagttttttttttttttcttcttcagtTTCTCCTCTCGGCTTGCGTTGGTGAGGCGTCGAGACTTGCCTACTGCGGACTCTAGTAGTTTAGTTGCTTCGTCAATCCCGGCTGTCGGTTGGAGAGGGATAAAAAAGAGCCTTTgcgaagacgaggacgagactCCACCAGTGGCCATGGTAacatggatgatggaaccAGAAGAGACATTTCTGTTCAACCGAGGCGTCATCTTTGGGGAGAGGGGGATAACGGATCCATCATCTGGGTCCATTCTGGATCTCCTCTTCATTCTCTGCAGCTTCTCGTTCTTCAGCTCTTCTGGATCCCCTCGTCTGATGGAAGCTCCTGAACTGCGAGAGGGGAGCATTCGCTCCAGCAATGCCTGGCCACTGACACGGCCGCCTCGTCTCAACAGGCTCCATCTCGAGCCCCGTACATACGTACATAGGAGGGGCCCGATGGGAGGAGACACACCCCCTGTTTGTCAGTGGAGTTGCCGTCACTGCGGAGCCCTCGAACCAGAAGCCAAGAAATGCTTGGACAGAGGAATTGAGGGGTCCTTTCTGGCTCTGTGTTTTGGCCATGGCTATCCCGGCTCGAGTGCCTGAGCCAACACGGGACTCAAGGGAGCggcaaagaaaagaaatggATATCAGAGCCACCGCCAGGGCCCTCAAAGTACCGGCGCATCGGGCATGCACCCAAGCACATTACATGCCGCACAGAGGAACCACTGGAGgttgcctgcctgcctgcctgcctacCAGCTGGCATCTTCTGCTGGTGAGATGCAACCTCGTTAACTCGGACGTGGAACATGAAGCCACCTCATGTAAAGCCACCTCACTCTGTGTCTCCTTGCTTCGCGGCTGGCGTCTTGTCCTCATCTCCCTGGGTTGTGCGGCCCGTCTGCCTTATGCCATGTCTCTCCCCCGGCCTGTCTGGATTTATCCTCCTTGTCATGCCCTTGGCCTGGGCGTCTAAGTGGTCCCCTAATTGCTCGTTTGCTCGCCTCACGGACCAGGGAGCATGGGGTATATCCCTCCAGATATCCATTTCCATACAGTAGGGTTGATGACGGACAGGACAGACCGAAGCCCTAATTGCCAGCATTCAGACCCCCGTCTCTCGCTTCTGCACCTTCAAACAACACCATTTGTAGAATAGAATCTTTGCCCTGCATCGCACCGAGTGAAACAGGATCAGCGGCTCGCGCTGCAGACAGTCTTGAGACTGACCTCTCGTTGGGCCTCATCCGTGAAATAAGCCAGCTTGATCTGAGGCTCCAAAAAGCGGTGACGGCGTGCCGGCCTATCCAGAACAGGCCTAGTGCCACCTCCCGCGCACTCCCCTCCAGTAGACTCCAGTGACTCCACCCTGCTCCAGTAGATTTGCGCTAGCCCCGATCGGGAGCTGTCCCCACCAGCAGACGGAAAAAGTTTGGGATAtttctgctcctcctcctcctctccttccttcccatcatcaccaacccaAACCACATCCCCTCGAGACAACGAAGTCGCCATTATCCAGCATCATCCAGAGAACATCCTATACCGAAACTTAGTCGAGTCATCATGCCTTCGGCCGTCGCTGAGCTGTAAACGCCCACTGCGGGCCATGGCTGTTTTCCCCCGTGGTCCGCAGTCCAGCAGTTCACCGAGTTACCAGTCAATTTCCTCGCTCGACCTAGTTTTCCACAGCCTTTCCCGCTCTTGAGCTGAAGCTCAACCGAGAGTCTGTCTCTGAAACCAACGATTCTGCGATTTGCCCGATTGTCAAGGGCTTTGTTATACACCAACCTCCACCACCTACCTCGACTCCTCCATCTGCCCTCGTACCACTTCTCTTTACCCTCGATAGCATTCCCCCGAGTATCGACACGTCACTATCAGAAAGGATACAAGATTTCCCACCTATTTCTACACACCCTCTAGATTCTGAGTCTCTACGTCAATTTCAGGTTCTTGGACCACATCGAATTGGATCTTGAAAACCAAGGATACTCAGTGACAATCACAAAGTCGCCACGCAATAGATTCCAGACCAACCACCAATTCTCTACTACATATACACAGAAGCCATGTCTCGCAGCTTGAAGCGCAAGTTTGCCGCCccggtcaaggtcaagaagaccaagaccgTCAACCGTCGGCGTCGGGTTTCCGACACACCTTCTACCTCCTCATTGGACCTCTCCGACGACGGTGGCTACTCTGCCGTCGAGGACATTAGCGActccgaggacgacgacgaggatgatgtcgctgcggccgaggaggaaaacATTTTGGAGGAAGCTAGCGTTCCAACCCCACAGCCAGCTCCTCGGCCGCGAACCCTCattgaagaagaggacgacgatgatgatgacgatgacgaagatgacgatgacgagcagGGAGGCGCGgatgtcgatgatgacgagggcaGCTGGGGCGGCATCCCCTCAGAGAATGAGCAAGATTTGCCAGAGTTCTACCAAGAAGCCGATTTCTTTGGCGCAGACACCCCTGTAGAGCGTCATGTTCACTTTGACATGTCTCCCAGCGAGTCTGATTCTACTGACACTGAGGATGATCATGCCGACATGTTTCCCGATATTTTTGTTGACCAAAACACTCTCGACCCTGGATTCCGTCGAGAGATAGAACACGACCCCGATGAGTCGTCGGGCTCGGGGTCGTTCTGGGATTATACTTACCAGTATGGTGACCAGGAGGACTCGGACGCTGAAGAGATCGTCCGTCACTTGGATGGGGATGAGACCCCTACTGCTACACCAAGGGGGCCCCATGCCCTTTCTGCTCCCACATCTCCTACGCCCACCTTTGAAGAGCCCCAGGAGCTGGACGGCTATGAGAGTGAGTCCAGCCACCATGCGGGACACGTTGTCTTTCCAGTGCTAACATGTCTCCTCCAGCTGATGGTGACACTACCGAAGAGGATGAGCCAGAGCCTCCTGTTCGCAGAAAGACACGGCGTCCTTCCAACCCCCAGAGTGACATGTCGGACTCGGATACCGACAGCCCAGTAAAGGCCGAGCGTGGCCAGCCCCGTGTGGGCCGCTACAACCTTGATCGCTCCGACAAGAAGCCCATTGCGGTTTTGAACCCATTgaccaagaagatgatgatcttTACCCCCCACCGCCGGCGACACCTTGACCTCTCGCCAGAGCAGTTCAACTTAGGGTGGCCATTTGAGGATCAGACATCCCCCATCATGAGCAATTCGGCCAACCTGATGCTCAGTGCCATGTTCTCTGGCGAAGCATTTGGCGACTTTGTTAATGACAGCCAAGTCATGGGGCCTGCCGAGgccttttttccctttcctTCAGACGCCAACACGGCTGATGAGAGCTCGACTGCGCCTAGTCTGCCtgacgaggatggcgaggcgAACCTCCAGCTCGAGTTTGAGGATTTTATCGATCTGGGAAGCGATGACTCCAACGATGAGGACGGAGACAACAACTGGAACCCAGCTTCAACTCCTGGCCGACCCAGCACTGCTGGAAGCGAGAAGGAGGTTCTCTCGCATCTCAACTCGGAAACAGTCGGAGCTTTCCGACGCAACCAGATCAACCAGCAGCTCATCCTAAGCAACCAAGCCACCCAGGACTCGCTTGCATTCAGCGGTCCTTACAACGCCACGGCGATTAAGGGTCTCAAATCAGACCGCTTCGACACAGCCCGCGTACCCCTAACACCCATCCGCCGTCATAAGAAGCAGCTGAGTGATCTCGCTCGAAGCCCCCTCGAAACCGTGTCTGCGAAGCGCAAGGCATCAGGCGAGGTTGGCGGTGGCCACAAGAGACACCGAAGCATCTCTGACGTGAACCTTCTCCGCATATAATGCAGAGCAGGGTTCCGACAGACACACACCCAAAAACGTGCGAGGACGGCATAGCCCTTGCGGCACAGCTATCCCTGGCCTCGACAGGACTTTCTTTTACAACATTTTCCTTGATTGATTTCTTATCTTCCGTTTCAGCGAATCGCACCAGCCTTCGTTCTTAGCGCGCCCTGTGTAGAGCCCCCTCCCGCAAGGGATAGGGACGACTTCTTTTTTGGAGATGATACCCCAAGCCTCGATCCCGGCTGGAAAGCCTGGGTCGATGGTGTCTTTTGGAGGATCGATGTCCGCAGCTGGCTGCTCTGTGAGCGCCCTGCAGGAAAGGAAAAGAGTTTTAATGCCGCTAATGATGGTTCAAGATGGTCAAAAGCTATGGTCTCTCGTTTACTGGAGTTTTTTTATGTTTGGGTCTAGAGGATAGATAAAAATCCACGGCCATGATTCATTTTATTGTTCGTTTGTGATCTTGTGATGTTTTGAGTAGATTTGATTCAAGTGTTGCGTAGTTGAAGTGTTGATCGGGTCTACAGATGTGCGACTCGGTTCATCaccagcatcaacaccagTGTCTAATTCTCGCAAATCAAGATGTTAGGTTCTCAATTTACTTGTGGTTTCCCGGTTCAGAGAGGAGAACAGAAATGGCGTTTCCCGGACTCATCACATGCTTGAAATGACGCCTCTATCAATGCCTCCCCATACACACAACAGCCACCCATTACGATAAGCATAGTATGGAATTTGAGCAGTCTTGACTGAAGATTTAGCTAAGCCTCACCCTAATCTTGTTCGTAGGATCCTTCCCGTCCCTCAAAAAATTGTCGTGATTCACTCCCGCAAAACCCTCCTCGAGAACACCAACCTCAACCATCACAACTCCGTCGCCTTTTGAACACAATTCAGAAGCCCGGAAAGCACGCGACGGTGTGCTGGCGCAATGGCAGCGCGTTGCTTTCCGGTGGCAAAGGCTCCAGGTTCGAGTCCTGGGTACATCGCGATTCTTTCCTTTTGGTGGTTGGTGATATTTTTGTTTGGTGTTGTGGGGATGGCAACCCACACTCAGCGCTTGACAACCCACCTTAAGCCAAACTAACTAAATTGAAGTACCTAGTTGActgttgatgagatgagcaAAGTCTGAATAAGAGTAAATGCTGGATTTCGGCTTGTTGCGACTGTGGCGGGTCTGTTGATCCTTGCGTATGCAGTCCTCTAGGGTATGGTTGGTCCACGGTGAGGGTCAGCTTTTTGACTATTCATACGATGGGCAGAGGGCAATTCTTGATTGAGTGATGACTATGGCATGAAAGCTATGGTTGTGCCTTTGGTTTCGTCTAGTACAGCGTCTGCCAATTGTTGATCGTGCTGAACAAGTTGGGCAGTGCTCCATAACTCAGGCACCCAGTTATCCAGTAAGTTACTGCAAGTTGAACTTCATGTTGAAGACATCTTCCTCGTTCGATCTCGAATACTCGGCGACAAGCACACAAAAGCAATGATCACAGAATCTGTGCTCAACTCGGAAAGATACCACGCAGTCAACTACATCTCAATGTTCCGGGTATCGAATGTTTGGGATATCTATTAACGTAGCACACATGTTCCCCGTGATTACCATTACGGCCCAACGCCTCTGACCCATTTCCCACACTAAGCATAACGGTCCGTCGGAGCCTGAGCCGGTGCCATCGGGGCGATGCCCTTCTCATTCATCTGAGGCACCGCCCAGTTCTGCATGGGAATGGGCTGTCCCTGGTTCTGAGCAGGCGGCCCACCATTCTGTGGCATCTGCTGGAAGCCCTGGGCCGCGGGTCCCCAGTAAGGCGGAGCGGCGAAAACCATGACCGGGGCACGGTTGTTGCGGTTGCGTCTGGACATGTCGATACAGGCAAAGACGAACAGGATGAAATGGGCGATGAAGACTAGGCAGGTGAAGATGGTCATGGCGATGATCTTGGGGCGGAGACCACCGTACTGAGTCTTGCAAGACTCGTACTCGTCGTCGTAACGACTATAGCGGGTGGAACTGGGGGAACATTCGCTGTAGTCGTCGTTGAATATGGCGCTGTAAGTGGCCTGCATGCCGCCGATGATGGAGGTCATGATCCAGATGATGAGCGAGAGGGCGATCTGGACGCCAGGGTGAATTCCGGACTTGAACTTGCGCAGAGCGCGCGTGAGGACTTCGACAATATCGCAAACAAGAGCAAAGACGAGCTGCAGAGGTTAGTGTGAGAAAACAACGACTGAGAGAGTGTTGGGAGACGCACGATGGGACCTGACGTGATGCCCAGGATATCCAAGCCCATaaagtcatcctcatcttgtCCGATGAGGGAGAAGGCGAGACCCATGCCGACAACACAGCAGACCATGGAAGTGCCGTGCAATCCCATCTTGGACACCATCCAATACTTGGTCTCCACCAGCGGAGGAGGCGTCCACTGCTGCTGTCCCATAAACATGGGTTGCTGCTGGCCATTGTTCGCgggttgttgttgataaGGCGTGAAGACCTGACCGTAGGAGCCAGGGTACAGCTGGAAACCTGTCTGCGTCTGGGTTTGCGCGTTGTTGGGTGGTGGCTGCGTGGGAGGAGGTCGAGTTGGAGCCGCactggaggaggatgcgatGGCATCATCAGTCTGAGTTGAAGATTCGGGCGCCATAGCGACTTGAGCGATGCTGGAAAAAAGTAGGAGTCAAGAGTTTCGTGGGGTGATTTGTGAAACAAACGTTGATCGCAATATGGTCGAGCAAAGTAACACGCACAGCGACAAAGAGTAAGGAATGACTAGAAACGAAAGACTATACGACCAACAACTGACGCAGGTGATCAAAGAAGAAACTCTCACGAGACACAGCGGGAGCAGAGATTTATTTAATGCTTCCTCGCCCCCCCTCCCTCTCAACCCCAGGCAAATCCTTCGACGATATTAGCGTTGTGTTGCAACCTGCAGGATTAAACTAGATGCGCGTCGGGGACCCTTGCCCCCTGCGATTTTAGTATGTTGGTTGTTGTGCTTGATTGGCTCGCGGCGCTTTGAAGGGGGCTTGATGGTGTCTTGGTGGTGTTCAAGGGGCTTGTCGGTTGCGGGAATGGCGCGGTCTAAGGCATGATAGGATGGCATTGTTAAAAGGAGGTGAGCAAGTCTAGGCAGACAAGACATCTTGTCTGCTATTTCGAGGTCTCTCGTGTAGCCGTCAGTTCATGATCTGCTGAGCGGCAGCTCAAACAAATCTCATTTGAAGGATCTCACTTGAAACGTCCCAGACTCACAGCCGCAGCGTGTAACCAACAAAGTCGTACAATGTCCAAGTCACAGTTAGAGGACCCAATTAGAGACCAACAGGACTCTCTCTGAGCTTTTCCTTCGCCACGGTTGCACCGCGGCCGACCATCGCCTAGACCTCTATCGACCCGTGCTCTTTTGGAAACGATCGACGCTGGCCTAAAATTGGACCAGGGGTGGGAAGAGAAGTCGCCGAGGCGAGGACCGTAGGGCTATGCAACTTGCACTTCATCTTTGATCCTGCTCGCATGTCCACGGTGACTCACAAAGCCATCCTGCAGCTTATACGAAGTCTTGTTAGCACCAACACCAATATCCTTCATCGCTCTATTCCAGACAGTGACTGTGATTGCTTCTCAGCCCCAAATGAAATGGCCTTTGCCAAGAGCTGGAACCATGTCGGCTCACGGACGCTATGGTCGCATCCTCTGTGCCGACTTGGCGACCGCAGCATAAAAAAACAACACCGCACCTCCCACATCCCGTCACGGTTGGATGGTTCCCTATCGGGAAATCGCCGACATCTGGCGGTAACGAGATTTCTAGTGCCAGACGTGTGGGTATCAAATCTACGGCAGTTTCTCCCCAATCCAAGTTTGCTTGACCATCTTTTGCTCTCGCGCATATTCGCTTACAACCTATACATACATATCCAATGCGCTCGTCTATTCTCTCTGCAGCACCACCAAGAGACCCATGATGCCCAGCATCACCGTCTTGAGCCAAGGGTGCTCCGACAGGAGGATCGTCACGTATCCAACAAACGGCATGTATCCCACTACGCTGCCAATAATGTCCTTGCGCTCCAGGTAGTCTTGTCCCTTTGCGTACAGCTCGGTATCGTCCGACAGGTTGTTGTCGCCCTTTGTGAGAAGCTCGGCCGTGTCGCTGTAAACTCGTCAGTCGCTGCGTGCTAGTCTTGTATTCGCGCCCTCGTACCCATTGCCAAACTTGCGCACTACACGGTGCACAATGGGGatatccttgtccttgacatTGTAGACCACCACCTCTCCAACCTCAGTCTCGCGCAACAGGTTTCGATTCCACAGGAAGAGAAGATCACCGCGCTGGAACGCAGGCTCCATAGAACCAgaaaggacgacgacgatcgGGGACGGCGAGTCGGTGATGACGGAGAGACCCTTCCACATCTGCAACTGTTAGCACGTGTACCCAAGCGCATCGTCACGACTTACCATGAAGGCCGTGGACAGGATCAGCGCAAAGTTCATGAGCTGCGCGGCAGCTTGCCGCGGGTTTCCGAGACTGGAAAGCATAGCGACGGTCGGAGAGCGAATGGGCAAAAGTCAATGAGTGAGGTTGATGGGAGCTTGACAACTCCGTGTTGAATGGGGACAGACAGGCGCTTCGAAATGGACATGTGGCTCATGGGAGCTCGAGTGCACGGGCCAGGGTGAGAGCGAACAGCTGAGGCGTTTGAGGCTTGAACCCTGTGGCTGGTGCAAGGCCCCCACATTTCCAGGGACGTTTGGGAACGGCACGTCTGGAGAAAGGTGATGTCATGACAGCAAGAGGAGCACGAGAGCGATGTCATCGGCGCAATTGGCGAGTGAGAAGTGTGGTATTTAAAGGACGTCTTGTGATCGAGGGACCTGTTTACTCTTTTACTTGGTATCTACTCTTAGCATCAATACAGCAGCTTTACTTGACGAATCGTCCTGAACATCTCCAAAATGtccgacaacaacaaccagcagcaacagcagcagcctcagggCTCTCAGCCTGGCCTCATTGGCAGTCACTACCAATACGCCAAGGGCGCAGCCGAGGTACTTGCCCATCGTCTCTTCCATGTTGCCTCTTACTGACTTACCTCCAGGCCACCGTCGGTGTCCTCACTGGCTCCCACGCATGGAAGGCCTCAGGCGAACAAGACAAGGCAGCAGGTCTGGCGGCGCTGAAGAAGGTTGGAGAGATGAGGGAACAGCAAGACCCCAACCATGAGCATGGCTACGGCAGGGCCGAGGAGATTGCAGGCAAGGTCACTGGCTGCCAGGGAATGGAGCGGGAAGGTCACGCCAGTGCTCACAAGAAGCAGTAGGCTGGAAGGACTCGAGATGAAGCGGACGCATGTATAATAGTGATACGagaggcgatggcgatgacttGTGCCATCGCAGATAATGAAGTTGGACATTTCACAACCTAACCAATAAAGGCTTGAACGAGTTCACGCAAACAGGCTCGCGAACTGAACCAAGCAGCTATCGATCATGAATGGGTTCCTTTATTCTCTgttgtcttcttcttcttcttcttctaagACTGCCCTTTGCGGCTGCCAAACATTTTGAGGCGGGAGTTGAGGCACCATGGACGGCGGAGATGCACCTTCCCAAACCAGCACTCACCACCTTCCCTCTCTTCAGCCTCAGCATGTGCTctcttcaccaccacctcaaCTCTCCCTTTCTCTCCTTTCAACACATCCATCCTCTCTTCGACTGTccgccttctcctctctGACGCCTCACTGCCCACCTATCTTGGCCTCGTCGTTCCTCTTGGATCCATCATCACGCTATCAACATCAACTGTTCGTCTACATCATTTGCAGCATCTTTCGCATCTCTCCCGCTCTTTCTCGTTGAGCCTTCACCATGGACTCGgctcctcttctccaaggcGCCAACGGGCTTCCAGGCCCTGGTGTGATGCAAGACCATGTAAGCCATGACATGACGGAACCTCAGCCCGCTTCGCTGACTCTATGATCTTGACAGCCCGCCTTCCTCCGAGCATGCCATTCTCCCTGGCGGTTCATTCCACAGAACgttctcgtcatcctccgAGGCCTAGCCCTGGCAGCTCTGCTTGCCATGGGCATCGTGATCCTCGACTACGAGATCAACGAGCCGAGCGACTTCTCCGACTGGCGGATCGTATTCGACTTTGCCAacatcagcttcttctttgcctttcTGTACCAACTGATCGCCTTTGTGAGTCTTCCCCCTCAACTTCCTCCTTCCTGACTGACCTTTGACCCCAGTCATGGACCTTCACCCACCTGTACTATCCCCACTCTCACCACATCGATGGTTTCGAGGGCATGCTCATCCGAGCCATGTCGTTGCCGAGGCACATGTCCAGCCTCCGGAAGCAATTCTACTTCACCATGTTTTACACTACGACAGTGGTCTTTTCCTTCGCGAACTCGGTCATCTACTTCTTCATTACCCGCCagcatgatgacgatgacgccgCTGGTGAACCCCAGCCTCCCACTCCCCCAAATAGCACTACGATCTGGGCAGGTGCCACGAGAGCTGCCCCGGAGGCACCATGTAAGTGATGTATTGCACCTCTCTGCCTTGTGCTAATCTTGAGCAGTGAGCGACATCTTTGATGAAGGATCACTTCGCGCCTTTGTCATCCTGGCCCTATACGTGATCGCACCTATCATCATGGTGATCGAGATTCTTTGGCTCAACAGCATTCGACGTCCATATGTACGTTCAACCTGACCTCCGTGACAAGCGACAGTACTGACAGCGATGATATAGGCAATTGGATTGCATCTGCTGGGTCTCATGGTCAATGCGGCTATCTACCTGGGGTGGGCGGCCTTTGGTCATCTCGTCACTAACTGGTATGCCTTCTTCTGGCTCGACAAGAGTGAGGTTGGCTCGGACGAGGCAGTGACTCTGTACTCCATCGGGTTTGTATTCTTGGCTCCCATCAGTAAGTGTTTCTTGAAAACAGTCATGTCTTGATGTTAACGATCTGTTAGTGTACATCCTGATGCAAGGCTTGGTCGGCATTCGGGAAAGCATGACACGATCACTGTCCGAGGCCCGCGCCATCGCTGCTGCGCAGGAGGCGCTTGAGAATTGATAGTTGTGCGGCACGGGTAGATGGTTGAAGAGGGGAAAGCTGGTGAAGAGGTGGATGTCCATGCACGATGGTTAGTGGTGACTCGTTGACGAAGAATGATGGACTCGGCCTGGTACGCTCAATATGAGCCAGGGTGTTGGGTGTATGCATGTTACAAaccttcttgatcttctaGAAATTGACTCGGTTCTTGCAGACGTTGAAGCATCGTGCAATGACGGTTGAAATGGCGGTTGAAATCGGACCGTTGCAACGGTTACTGCATCCTTGAACCTTGCTCGACTTCATGGAGCGCTGAATATGGCCGAGATAGGTTCATGGAATGAGTCAAATGTCGAAACGAGGCGTCAAACGTGACGAAGCTCGGGTGCAGTGCACTTGGACGACCGTGAATCTGTACCAAAAATGGTGGCTGCTTGAGGCATGTGCAAGAGCTTGGGACTCGTCCACACCATCTTGGGCGCCGGCAGGTTGGGTAGAATTGGCCGAGTCACCAATC is a window encoding:
- a CDS encoding Signal peptidase complex catalytic subunit SEC11, which gives rise to MLSSLGNPRQAAAQLMNFALILSTAFMMWKGLSVITDSPSPIVVVLSGSMEPAFQRGDLLFLWNRNLLRETEVGEVVVYNVKDKDIPIVHRVVRKFGNGDTAELLTKGDNNLSDDTELYAKGQDYLERKDIIGSVVGYMPFVGYVTILLSEHPWLKTVMLGIMGLLVVLQRE